A window from Taeniopygia guttata chromosome 10, bTaeGut7.mat, whole genome shotgun sequence encodes these proteins:
- the CCPG1 gene encoding cell cycle progression protein 1 isoform X2 produces the protein MSENSSDSDSSCGWTVINHEGSDIETVTSENGSTNDNHEFVSEEYVSLQEEEQAIDVQAQCNNDEEIPAVDNALSGFEESQTVPEGNKEKVPDDGSCIGAISDDSDIVTLEAPKPEETQSQEEAPADGEEAQSSEDFNMGSSSSSQYAFSHVETVSWLEKLWKIPDCVRGWGNEVKEHVSRSLPFQVFSSQASPEESSSDEGSGPSGPAVRKRRPRKRGVSGSEPEAAAAEPEPEPARDEQHKRQFSSGLNRCIILALVIAISMGFGHFYGTVQVQKRQQLVTKTRELKDMKDDLYQCQQEQGDQMHHKVGSLKGDLATCLTFTEVDKKSSDSQKKSLAAENQHLRESLEKEEKALASLQEELRKLRQQIRNLEDKGSSTESIVIENQKLREHLEEEKQRNSNFLRQKETLFAEAQMLRRELDKERHVTEALKKELEQLSSRQTPDSTDDDDDETLRENQEIETLRGRLAELEKKLNFEQQRSDLWEKLYVEAKDQSEKQEINENGQKKGAKGQSKSRKKSKETFFGSVKETFDAMKNSTKEFVRHHKEKIKQAKEAVKENLKKFSDSVKSTFRHFKDTTKNIFDEKEKSSSDKRYEANKKARTFYRDHNSYENLKHMHYRGPHMPKESRNGRKHHFTTFEKDSDSQKCLSDHLCNRKHQFALKGCSGIFECAHQEFISLFNRVSDPIRVDEFNRLMRKYLQQVVHNFHHWRELENFINKFFHNGLFIHDQMLFTDFVNDVKDYLEDMKEYQSNNEKVFEDLDKYVYRYYFHYDNSPHYGPSRPKRPYTQTENSRHEKQAQKYQHRNKREGKSARKRSTYPA, from the exons GGTTCTGACATAGAGACAGTGACCTCAGAAAATGGAAGCACAAATGACAACCATGAGTTTGTTTCAGAAGAATATGTTTCTTTGCAAGAAGAGGAGCAGGCAATTGATGTGCAAG CTCAGTGCAACAATGATGAAGAGATCCCAGCAGTAGATAATGCTCTATCTGGTTTTGAGGAATCTCAGACAGTTCCAGAG ggaaataaagaaaaagttcCTGATGATGGGTCCTGCATTGGAGCTATTAGTGATGATTCTGACATTGTCACACTTGAAGCTCCAAAACCAGAAGAAACTCAGAGTCAGGAGGAAGCTCCAGCTGATGGTGAAGAAGCTCAGAGTTCAGAGGATTTTAACATGGGTTCCTCCTCTAGCAGTCAATACGCATTTTCCCATGTAGAAACTG TCAGTTggctggagaagctgtggaagaTTCCTGACTGTGTAAGGGGATGGGGAAATGAGGTGAAAGAGCATGTATCTCGCAGTCTTCCTTTTCAAG ttttctcATCTCAGGCCAGCCCTGAGGAGTCCAGCAGCGATGAAGGCAGCGGCCCGAGCGGCCCGGCCGTGCGCAAGCGGCGCCCGCGGAAGCGCGGGGTGTCGGGCTCCGAGCccgaggcagcagcagccgAGCCCGAGCCGGAGCCGGCCCGGGACGAGCAGCACAAGCGCCAGTTCAGCAGTGGCCTCAACAGATGCATCATCCTGGCGCTGGTGATAGCCATCAGCATGGGCTTCGGACACTTCTACG GTACAGTGCAAGTCCAGAAACGGCAGCAGCTGGTGACAAAGACACGTGAATTAAAAGATATGAAAGATGACCTTTACCAGTGCCAACAAGAGCAAGGAGATCAAATGCACCACAAAGTGGGG tcACTCAAGGGAGATCTTGCCACATGTTTGACCTTTACTGAGGTGGATAAGAAATCCTCTgattctcaaaaaaaaagtcttgctGCAGAAAATCAGCACCTAAGAGAATCTctagagaaagaagaaaaagctttgGCCTCACTTCAGGAAGAATTAAGGAAGCTAAGACAACAAATTAGGAACTTAGAAGATAAAGGTAGTAGCACTGAATCTATTGTAATAGAAAATCAGAAACTAAGGGAGcatttggaagaagaaaagcaaaggaacaGCAATTTTCTCAGGCAAAAGGAAACACTCTTTGCAGAGGCACAGATGCTAAGGCGAGAACTGGACAAAGAACGCCATGTTACAGAAGCTCTGAAAAAAGAACTAGAACAGTTAAGTTCTCGTCAAACACCTGACAGcactgatgatgatgatgatgagacATTAAGAGAAAATCAAGAAATAGAAACTCTGCGAGGAAGACTGGCAGAACTAGAAAAAAAGCTAAACTTTGAGCAGCAACGCTCTGACTTATGGGAGAAGCTGTATGTTGAAGCAAAAGACCaatctgaaaaacaagaaattaatgaaaatggACAAAAGAAAGGTGCTAAAGGGCAAAGTAAGAGTAGAAAGAAATCAAAGGAGACATTTTTTGGTTCAGTTAAAGAAACTTTCGATGCTATGAAAAATTCCACAAAAGAGTTTGTAAGACACCACAAAGAAAAGATTAAGCAGGCTAAAGAAGCAGTgaaagaaaacttgaaaaaattctctgattctgtaaaATCTACATTCAGGCACTTCAAAGATACCACAAAAAACATCTTCGATGAAAAAGAGAAGTCATCAAGCGATAAAAGATATGAGGCAAACAAGAAAGCTCGAACTTTTTACCGAGACCATAACTCTTACGAGAATCTGAAGCACATGCATTACAGGGGACCTCACATGCCAAAAGAATCCAGAAATGGAAGGAAACATCATTTTACAACATTTGAAAAAGATTCAGATTCCCAGAAATGTCTCAGTGATCATTTGTGTAATAGAAAACATCAGTTTGCCCtgaagggctgctctgggatttTTGAATGTGCTCATCAGGAATTCATCAGTCTCTTCAACAGAGTTTCGGATCCCATCAGGGTGGATGAATTTAATCGGCTAATGAGAAAGTATTTGCAGCAAGTTGTTCATAACTTTCATCACTGGAGAGAACTAGAAAATTTCATCAATAAGTTTTTTCATAATGGATTGTTTATACACGACCAGATGCTGTTCACTGATTTTGTTAATGATGTCAAGGATTACCTGGAAGATATGAAGGAATACCAAAGTAATAATGAGAAGGTTTTTGAGGATTTGGACAAATACGTCTACAGATACTACTTCCACTACGATAATTCACCCCACTATGGACCCAG TCGACCTAAAAGACCTTATACACAAACTGAAA
- the CCPG1 gene encoding cell cycle progression protein 1 isoform X3, whose protein sequence is MSENSSDSDSSCGWTVINHEGSDIETVTSENGSTNDNHEFVSEEYVSLQEEEQAIDVQAQCNNDEEIPAVDNALSGFEESQTVPEGNKEKVPDDGSCIGAISDDSDIVTLEAPKPEETQSQEEAPADGEEAQSSEDFNMGSSSSSQYAFSHVETVFSSQASPEESSSDEGSGPSGPAVRKRRPRKRGVSGSEPEAAAAEPEPEPARDEQHKRQFSSGLNRCIILALVIAISMGFGHFYGTVQVQKRQQLVTKTRELKDMKDDLYQCQQEQGDQMHHKVGSLKGDLATCLTFTEVDKKSSDSQKKSLAAENQHLRESLEKEEKALASLQEELRKLRQQIRNLEDKGSSTESIVIENQKLREHLEEEKQRNSNFLRQKETLFAEAQMLRRELDKERHVTEALKKELEQLSSRQTPDSTDDDDDETLRENQEIETLRGRLAELEKKLNFEQQRSDLWEKLYVEAKDQSEKQEINENGQKKGAKGQSKSRKKSKETFFGSVKETFDAMKNSTKEFVRHHKEKIKQAKEAVKENLKKFSDSVKSTFRHFKDTTKNIFDEKEKSSSDKRYEANKKARTFYRDHNSYENLKHMHYRGPHMPKESRNGRKHHFTTFEKDSDSQKCLSDHLCNRKHQFALKGCSGIFECAHQEFISLFNRVSDPIRVDEFNRLMRKYLQQVVHNFHHWRELENFINKFFHNGLFIHDQMLFTDFVNDVKDYLEDMKEYQSNNEKVFEDLDKYVYRYYFHYDNSPHYGPSRPKRPYTQTENSRHEKQAQKYQHRNKREGKWYKHGRTNGRHMANLEIELGQLPFDPKY, encoded by the exons GGTTCTGACATAGAGACAGTGACCTCAGAAAATGGAAGCACAAATGACAACCATGAGTTTGTTTCAGAAGAATATGTTTCTTTGCAAGAAGAGGAGCAGGCAATTGATGTGCAAG CTCAGTGCAACAATGATGAAGAGATCCCAGCAGTAGATAATGCTCTATCTGGTTTTGAGGAATCTCAGACAGTTCCAGAG ggaaataaagaaaaagttcCTGATGATGGGTCCTGCATTGGAGCTATTAGTGATGATTCTGACATTGTCACACTTGAAGCTCCAAAACCAGAAGAAACTCAGAGTCAGGAGGAAGCTCCAGCTGATGGTGAAGAAGCTCAGAGTTCAGAGGATTTTAACATGGGTTCCTCCTCTAGCAGTCAATACGCATTTTCCCATGTAGAAACTG ttttctcATCTCAGGCCAGCCCTGAGGAGTCCAGCAGCGATGAAGGCAGCGGCCCGAGCGGCCCGGCCGTGCGCAAGCGGCGCCCGCGGAAGCGCGGGGTGTCGGGCTCCGAGCccgaggcagcagcagccgAGCCCGAGCCGGAGCCGGCCCGGGACGAGCAGCACAAGCGCCAGTTCAGCAGTGGCCTCAACAGATGCATCATCCTGGCGCTGGTGATAGCCATCAGCATGGGCTTCGGACACTTCTACG GTACAGTGCAAGTCCAGAAACGGCAGCAGCTGGTGACAAAGACACGTGAATTAAAAGATATGAAAGATGACCTTTACCAGTGCCAACAAGAGCAAGGAGATCAAATGCACCACAAAGTGGGG tcACTCAAGGGAGATCTTGCCACATGTTTGACCTTTACTGAGGTGGATAAGAAATCCTCTgattctcaaaaaaaaagtcttgctGCAGAAAATCAGCACCTAAGAGAATCTctagagaaagaagaaaaagctttgGCCTCACTTCAGGAAGAATTAAGGAAGCTAAGACAACAAATTAGGAACTTAGAAGATAAAGGTAGTAGCACTGAATCTATTGTAATAGAAAATCAGAAACTAAGGGAGcatttggaagaagaaaagcaaaggaacaGCAATTTTCTCAGGCAAAAGGAAACACTCTTTGCAGAGGCACAGATGCTAAGGCGAGAACTGGACAAAGAACGCCATGTTACAGAAGCTCTGAAAAAAGAACTAGAACAGTTAAGTTCTCGTCAAACACCTGACAGcactgatgatgatgatgatgagacATTAAGAGAAAATCAAGAAATAGAAACTCTGCGAGGAAGACTGGCAGAACTAGAAAAAAAGCTAAACTTTGAGCAGCAACGCTCTGACTTATGGGAGAAGCTGTATGTTGAAGCAAAAGACCaatctgaaaaacaagaaattaatgaaaatggACAAAAGAAAGGTGCTAAAGGGCAAAGTAAGAGTAGAAAGAAATCAAAGGAGACATTTTTTGGTTCAGTTAAAGAAACTTTCGATGCTATGAAAAATTCCACAAAAGAGTTTGTAAGACACCACAAAGAAAAGATTAAGCAGGCTAAAGAAGCAGTgaaagaaaacttgaaaaaattctctgattctgtaaaATCTACATTCAGGCACTTCAAAGATACCACAAAAAACATCTTCGATGAAAAAGAGAAGTCATCAAGCGATAAAAGATATGAGGCAAACAAGAAAGCTCGAACTTTTTACCGAGACCATAACTCTTACGAGAATCTGAAGCACATGCATTACAGGGGACCTCACATGCCAAAAGAATCCAGAAATGGAAGGAAACATCATTTTACAACATTTGAAAAAGATTCAGATTCCCAGAAATGTCTCAGTGATCATTTGTGTAATAGAAAACATCAGTTTGCCCtgaagggctgctctgggatttTTGAATGTGCTCATCAGGAATTCATCAGTCTCTTCAACAGAGTTTCGGATCCCATCAGGGTGGATGAATTTAATCGGCTAATGAGAAAGTATTTGCAGCAAGTTGTTCATAACTTTCATCACTGGAGAGAACTAGAAAATTTCATCAATAAGTTTTTTCATAATGGATTGTTTATACACGACCAGATGCTGTTCACTGATTTTGTTAATGATGTCAAGGATTACCTGGAAGATATGAAGGAATACCAAAGTAATAATGAGAAGGTTTTTGAGGATTTGGACAAATACGTCTACAGATACTACTTCCACTACGATAATTCACCCCACTATGGACCCAG TCGACCTAAAAGACCTTATACACAAACTGAAA
- the CCPG1 gene encoding cell cycle progression protein 1 isoform X1 — protein sequence MSENSSDSDSSCGWTVINHEGSDIETVTSENGSTNDNHEFVSEEYVSLQEEEQAIDVQAQCNNDEEIPAVDNALSGFEESQTVPEGNKEKVPDDGSCIGAISDDSDIVTLEAPKPEETQSQEEAPADGEEAQSSEDFNMGSSSSSQYAFSHVETVSWLEKLWKIPDCVRGWGNEVKEHVSRSLPFQVFSSQASPEESSSDEGSGPSGPAVRKRRPRKRGVSGSEPEAAAAEPEPEPARDEQHKRQFSSGLNRCIILALVIAISMGFGHFYGTVQVQKRQQLVTKTRELKDMKDDLYQCQQEQGDQMHHKVGSLKGDLATCLTFTEVDKKSSDSQKKSLAAENQHLRESLEKEEKALASLQEELRKLRQQIRNLEDKGSSTESIVIENQKLREHLEEEKQRNSNFLRQKETLFAEAQMLRRELDKERHVTEALKKELEQLSSRQTPDSTDDDDDETLRENQEIETLRGRLAELEKKLNFEQQRSDLWEKLYVEAKDQSEKQEINENGQKKGAKGQSKSRKKSKETFFGSVKETFDAMKNSTKEFVRHHKEKIKQAKEAVKENLKKFSDSVKSTFRHFKDTTKNIFDEKEKSSSDKRYEANKKARTFYRDHNSYENLKHMHYRGPHMPKESRNGRKHHFTTFEKDSDSQKCLSDHLCNRKHQFALKGCSGIFECAHQEFISLFNRVSDPIRVDEFNRLMRKYLQQVVHNFHHWRELENFINKFFHNGLFIHDQMLFTDFVNDVKDYLEDMKEYQSNNEKVFEDLDKYVYRYYFHYDNSPHYGPSRPKRPYTQTENSRHEKQAQKYQHRNKREGKWYKHGRTNGRHMANLEIELGQLPFDPKY from the exons GGTTCTGACATAGAGACAGTGACCTCAGAAAATGGAAGCACAAATGACAACCATGAGTTTGTTTCAGAAGAATATGTTTCTTTGCAAGAAGAGGAGCAGGCAATTGATGTGCAAG CTCAGTGCAACAATGATGAAGAGATCCCAGCAGTAGATAATGCTCTATCTGGTTTTGAGGAATCTCAGACAGTTCCAGAG ggaaataaagaaaaagttcCTGATGATGGGTCCTGCATTGGAGCTATTAGTGATGATTCTGACATTGTCACACTTGAAGCTCCAAAACCAGAAGAAACTCAGAGTCAGGAGGAAGCTCCAGCTGATGGTGAAGAAGCTCAGAGTTCAGAGGATTTTAACATGGGTTCCTCCTCTAGCAGTCAATACGCATTTTCCCATGTAGAAACTG TCAGTTggctggagaagctgtggaagaTTCCTGACTGTGTAAGGGGATGGGGAAATGAGGTGAAAGAGCATGTATCTCGCAGTCTTCCTTTTCAAG ttttctcATCTCAGGCCAGCCCTGAGGAGTCCAGCAGCGATGAAGGCAGCGGCCCGAGCGGCCCGGCCGTGCGCAAGCGGCGCCCGCGGAAGCGCGGGGTGTCGGGCTCCGAGCccgaggcagcagcagccgAGCCCGAGCCGGAGCCGGCCCGGGACGAGCAGCACAAGCGCCAGTTCAGCAGTGGCCTCAACAGATGCATCATCCTGGCGCTGGTGATAGCCATCAGCATGGGCTTCGGACACTTCTACG GTACAGTGCAAGTCCAGAAACGGCAGCAGCTGGTGACAAAGACACGTGAATTAAAAGATATGAAAGATGACCTTTACCAGTGCCAACAAGAGCAAGGAGATCAAATGCACCACAAAGTGGGG tcACTCAAGGGAGATCTTGCCACATGTTTGACCTTTACTGAGGTGGATAAGAAATCCTCTgattctcaaaaaaaaagtcttgctGCAGAAAATCAGCACCTAAGAGAATCTctagagaaagaagaaaaagctttgGCCTCACTTCAGGAAGAATTAAGGAAGCTAAGACAACAAATTAGGAACTTAGAAGATAAAGGTAGTAGCACTGAATCTATTGTAATAGAAAATCAGAAACTAAGGGAGcatttggaagaagaaaagcaaaggaacaGCAATTTTCTCAGGCAAAAGGAAACACTCTTTGCAGAGGCACAGATGCTAAGGCGAGAACTGGACAAAGAACGCCATGTTACAGAAGCTCTGAAAAAAGAACTAGAACAGTTAAGTTCTCGTCAAACACCTGACAGcactgatgatgatgatgatgagacATTAAGAGAAAATCAAGAAATAGAAACTCTGCGAGGAAGACTGGCAGAACTAGAAAAAAAGCTAAACTTTGAGCAGCAACGCTCTGACTTATGGGAGAAGCTGTATGTTGAAGCAAAAGACCaatctgaaaaacaagaaattaatgaaaatggACAAAAGAAAGGTGCTAAAGGGCAAAGTAAGAGTAGAAAGAAATCAAAGGAGACATTTTTTGGTTCAGTTAAAGAAACTTTCGATGCTATGAAAAATTCCACAAAAGAGTTTGTAAGACACCACAAAGAAAAGATTAAGCAGGCTAAAGAAGCAGTgaaagaaaacttgaaaaaattctctgattctgtaaaATCTACATTCAGGCACTTCAAAGATACCACAAAAAACATCTTCGATGAAAAAGAGAAGTCATCAAGCGATAAAAGATATGAGGCAAACAAGAAAGCTCGAACTTTTTACCGAGACCATAACTCTTACGAGAATCTGAAGCACATGCATTACAGGGGACCTCACATGCCAAAAGAATCCAGAAATGGAAGGAAACATCATTTTACAACATTTGAAAAAGATTCAGATTCCCAGAAATGTCTCAGTGATCATTTGTGTAATAGAAAACATCAGTTTGCCCtgaagggctgctctgggatttTTGAATGTGCTCATCAGGAATTCATCAGTCTCTTCAACAGAGTTTCGGATCCCATCAGGGTGGATGAATTTAATCGGCTAATGAGAAAGTATTTGCAGCAAGTTGTTCATAACTTTCATCACTGGAGAGAACTAGAAAATTTCATCAATAAGTTTTTTCATAATGGATTGTTTATACACGACCAGATGCTGTTCACTGATTTTGTTAATGATGTCAAGGATTACCTGGAAGATATGAAGGAATACCAAAGTAATAATGAGAAGGTTTTTGAGGATTTGGACAAATACGTCTACAGATACTACTTCCACTACGATAATTCACCCCACTATGGACCCAG TCGACCTAAAAGACCTTATACACAAACTGAAA